In a single window of the Salmo trutta chromosome 21, fSalTru1.1, whole genome shotgun sequence genome:
- the LOC115157520 gene encoding titin isoform X13, whose protein sequence is MNSPEDSSSFSTQKSSNWTNHQTSTPQPGLSPASPVQTPVSTNPASLSQSLISPQKQRTAEKGTSDQPHGERRKRGRPPKDKPHTVPEHQIQSPSDSDPSSQREEQTNAVTVTHPLSPNSPAPGPEDRCPAPVTKRKYTKKSETPKVHQPQETDQPQETDQPQETDQPQEIQSPSDSDPCSQREEQTNSVTVTHPLSPRPPVPEDRCQSPDALTEVVTQPLSPRPPVPEDRCQSPDTLTEVVTQPLSPRPPVPEDRCQSPDALTEVETQSLSPRPPVPEDRCQSPDTLTEVVTQPLSPSPPVPEDRCQSPGALTEVVTQPLSPSPPVPEDRCQSPGALTEVVTQPLSPSPPVPEDRCQSPGALTEVVTQPLSPSPPVPEDRCQSPGALTEVVTQPLSPSPPVPEDRCQSPDALTEVETQPLSPRPPVGTSELPSPTKDLQRVQRNEGSHFCSPSVEQGDTSSHNVLIAGDHTDSLTRELEAEPFVSPQKHRTAEKGTSDQPHGERRKRGRPPKDKPHTVPEHQIQSPSDSDPSSQPHGERRKRGRPPKDRKPHTVPDHQIHQGLTDTHPCSQPEDQTEVETQSLTPNSPAPGPEDRCPAPVTKRKYTKKSETPKVDQSQDTDQPQESENLSKRKRASKTSQTSKVAQSQETVQSQKTVQSQETVRKWKHTRKSQETVGNREKISEISLKRKLESQVETVKKKKYTKKSKSHNVVSANPVLSADLSPSVSSSTHNPPGVPKRKHRKIPQSHRVDSEILSSFPVLSSELSSGLKRSLSPTLSPPGVSSSTNTPKRGRTKGVQQQICLSSTPGPRSSIGTVDPFSVSLSPLAPSSKPDSPQNTSPVTWKLLEHLDKIPEPDEAVPSSKSWGKPRGRPRKDPAGVKKPAVVKGVKKPAVVKGVKRPAVVKGVKEPAVVKGVKRPAVVKGVKRPAVVKGVKELAVVKGVKRPAVVKGVKRPAVVKGVKRPAVVKGVKRPAVVKGVKEPAVVKGVKGPAVVKGVKGPAVVKGVKGPAVVKGVKGPAVVKGVKGPAVVKGVKGPAVVKGVKRPAVVKGVKRPAVVKGVKRPAVVKRPAVVKGVKGPAVVKGVKRPAVVKGVKRPAVVKKPAVVKGVKRPAVVKGVKRPAVVKKPAVVKGVKGPAVVKGPAVVKGVKGPAVVKGVKRPAVVKRVKNPAVVERVKNPAVVERVKNPAVVERVKNPAAGKRVKNPAAGKRVKNPAVVERVKNPAVVERVKNPAVVERVKNPAVVERVKNPAVVERVKNPAAGKRVKTRCGKKVKTAAEGGSQTCSSEEGPPAKHRRRSRKGHTAEGVERVGLQSDDSSSSQPIQCSRPRFEPLELDSPDEDTGDASLSSNLSIELSLQEDHLTSLPLEEEEEEQEDEEDLPSFLNNTKPLSITEGICVWCKFRNYPFWPAMVKSVNRKMKKASIVFIDNLLFDKKRIRKGFSVALKTLKPFDCEEADQLVCKARESYDAAIKWCLELIADYRIRIGCGFTGSFIEYFSDDISCPVRRRYPQSTSDLNFPSKLMLEEQFLTSDLGEEEEEGSGRQEEEERKKRRRRRRKLLPDRSKAARNRANEKLVDFIVKQRRVETRLLGVISGQQQSKWLRWFLAASRSVVDTYLEDEEQLDLVYQYLRGVYETAPLTAPCLADVDRIRLVLDVLLPEAIIYAIAGVDKLSLVKAEDKYLKGPCLSKREREEFDWMIEQQMKMKASIGQRPAT, encoded by the exons ATGAATTCACCAGAGGACAGTTCTTCCTTTTCCACTCAGAAGTCCTCAAATTGGACCAACCACCAAACATCTACTCCACAGCCAGGACTTAGCCCTGCTAGCCCAGTTCAAACACCTGTTTCAACCAACCCTGCTAGTCTGTCTCAATCACTAATTTCACCCCAGaaacagaggacagcagagaaaGGAACCTCTGATCAGCCAC ACGGTGAACGGCGCAAGAGGGGGAGGCCACCCAAAGACAAACCTCATACTGTCCCAGAACATCAG ATCCAGTCCCCTTCAGATTCAGACCCAAGTTCACAACGAGAGGAACAAACGAATGCTGTCACAGTGACACATCCCCTGTCACCCAACTCACCTGCGCCTGGCCCCGAGGACAGGTGTCCTGCACCGGTGACAAAGAGGAAGTATACAAAAAAATCGGAGACCCCTAAGGTACACCAGCCGCAGGAGACTGACCAGCCGCAGGAGACTGACCAGCCGCAGGAGACTGACCAGCCGCAGGAGATCCAGTCCCCTTCAGATTCAGACCCATGTTCACAACGAGAGGAACAAACGAATTCTGTCACAGTGACACATCCCCTGTCACCCAGACCACCTGTGCCTGAGGACAGGTGTCAGTCACCTGATGCCCTAACAGAGGTTGTGACACAGCCCCTGTCACCCAGACCACCTGTGCCTGAGGACAGGTGTCAGTCACCTGATACCCTAACAGAGGTTGTGACACAGCCCCTGTCACCCAGACCACCTGTGCCTGAGGACAGGTGTCAGTCACCTGATGCCCTAACAGAGGTTGAGACACAGTCCCTGTCACCCAGACCACCTGTGCCTGAGGACAGGTGTCAGTCACCTGATACCCTAACAGAGGTTGTGACACAGCCCCTGTCACCCAGCCCACCTGTGCCTGAGGACAGGTGTCAGTCACCTGGTGCCCTAACAGAGGTTGTGACACAGCCCCTGTCACCCAGCCCACCTGTGCCTGAGGACAGGTGTCAGTCACCTGGTGCCCTAACAGAGGTTGTGACACAGCCCCTGTCACCCAGCCCACCTGTGCCTGAGGACAGGTGTCAGTCACCTGGTGCCCTAACAGAGGTTGTGACACAGCCCCTGTCACCCAGCCCACCTGTGCCTGAGGACAGGTGTCAGTCACCTGGTGCCCTAACAGAGGTTGTGACACAGCCCCTGTCACCCAGCCCACCTGTGCCTGAGGACAGGTGTCAGTCACCTGATGCCCTAACAGAGGTTGAGACACAGCCCCTGTCACCCAGACCACCTGTGGGCACCTCTGAACTACCATCCCCCACCAAGGATTTACAGAGGGTGCAGCGTAACGAAGGGTCCCATTTCTGTAGTCCATCTGTAGAACAAGGAGATACAAGCAGCCATAATGTCCTAATTGCTGGAGATCACACAGACTCACTGACCAGAGAGCTAGAGGCTGAACCATTTGTTTCACCCCAGAAACATAGGACAGCAGAGAAAGGAACCTCTGATCAGCCACACGGTGAACGGCGCAAGAGGGGGAGGCCACCCAAAGACAAACCTCATACTGTCCCAGAACATCAGATCCAGTCCCCTTCAGATTCAGACCCAAGTTCACAGCCACACGGTGAACGGCGCAAGAGGGGGAGGCCACCCAAAGACAGGAAACCTCATACTGTCCCAGACCATCAGATCCATCAGGGCCTAACAGATACACACCCATGTTCACAGCCAGAGGACCAAACAGAGGTTGAGACACAGTCCTTGACACCCAACTCACCTGCGCCTGGCCCTGAGGACAGGTGTCCGGCACCGGTGACAAAGAGGAAGTATACAAAAAAATCGGAGACCCCTAAGGTAGACCAGTCGCAGGACACTGACCAGCCGCAGGAGAGTGAGAATTTGAGCAAGAGGAAACGTGCATCTAAAACGTCACAGACCTCCAAGGTAGCTCAATCGCAGGAGACTGTCCAATCGCAGAAGACTGTCCAGTCGCAGGAGACTGTGAGGAAGTGGAAACATACTAGAAAGTCACAGGAAACTGTGGGAAATAGGGAAAAGATATCTGAAATATCGCTGAAGCGTAAGCTAGAGTCACAAGTGGAGActgtaaaaaagaaaaaatatactAAGAAATCAAAGAGCCATAATGTAGTCTCTGCCAACCCTGTGCTATCTGCAGACCTCTCCCCCAGCGTTTCCTCTTCCACACACAACCCTCCTGGTGTCCCAaagagaaaacatagaaaaataccACAGAGCCACAGGGTAGACTCTGAGATCCTCTCTTCATTCCCTGTTCTATCTTCAGAACTCTCTTCTGGCCTAAAGAGGAGCCTCTCTCCTACTCTCAGCCCTCCTGGCGTCTCTTCCTCGACAAACACACCTAAGAGAGGCAGAACTAAGGGGGTCCAGCAGCAGATCTGTCTTAGCTCCACCCCAGGCCCCAGATCCTCCATAGGAACAGTCgaccctttctctgtctctctgtctcccctggccCCCAGCTCTAAGCCAGACAGCCCTCAGAACACCTCACCTGTCACCTGGAAGCTGTTAGAACATCTGGACAAG ATTCCAGAGCCAGACGAAGCTGTACCCAGCAGTAAATCTTGGGGTAAACCCAGAGGTCGACCAAGGAAGGACCCGGCTGGAGTGAAGAAGCCGGCTGTAGTGAAGGGAGTGAAGAAGCCGGCTGTGGTGAAGGGAGTGAAGAGGCCGGCTGTGGTGAAGGGAGTGAAGGAGCCGGCTGTGGTGAAGGGAGTGAAGAGGCCGGCTGTGGTGAAGGGAGTGAAGAGGCCGGCTGTGGTGAAGGGAGTGAAGGAGCTGGCTGTAGTGAAGGGAGTGAAGAGGCCGGCTGTGGTGAAGGGAGTGAAGAGGCCGGCTGTGGTGAAGGGAGTGAAGAGGCCGGCTGTGGTGAAGGGAGTGAAGAGGCCGGCTGTGGTGAAGGGAGTGAAGGAGCCGGCTGTAGTGAAGGGAGTGAAGGGGCCGGCTGTGGTGAAGGGAGTGAAGGGGCCGGCTGTGGTGAAGGGAGTGAAGGGGCCGGCTGTGGTGAAGGGAGTGAAGGGGCCGGCTGTGGTGAAGGGAGTGAAGGGGCCGGCTGTGGTGAAGGGAGTGAAGGGGCCGGCTGTGGTGAAGGGAGTGAAGAGGCCGGCTGTAGTGAAGGGAGTGAAGAGGCCGGCTGTAGTGAAGGGAGTGAAGAGGCCGGCTGTAGTGAAGAGGCCGGCTGTAGTGAAGGGAGTGAAGGGGCCGGCTGTAGTGAAGGGAGTGAAGAGGCCGGCTGTAGTGAAGGGAGTGAAGAGGCCGGCTGTAGTGAAGAAGCCGGCTGTGGTGAAGGGAGTGAAGAGGCCGGCTGTAGTGAAGGGAGTGAAGAGGCCGGCTGTAGTGAAGAAGCCGGCTGTGGTGAAGGGAGTGAAGGGGCCGGCTGTAGTGAAGGGGCCGGCTGTAGTGAAGGGAGTGAAGGGGCCGGCTGTAGTGAAGGGAGTGAAGAGGCCGGCTGTAGTGAAGAGAGTGAAGAACCCGGCTGTAGTGGAGAGAGTGAAGAACCCGGCTGTAGTGGAGAGAGTGAAGAACCCGGCTGTAGTGGAGAGAGTGAAGAACCCGGCTGCAGGGAAGAGAGTGAAGAACCCGGCTGCAGGGAAGAGAGTGAAGAACCCGGCTGTAGTGGAGAGAGTGAAGAACCCGGCTGTAGTGGAGAGAGTGAAGAACCCGGCTGTAGTGGAGAGAGTGAAGAACCCGGCTGTAGTGGAGAGAGTGAAGAACCCGGCTGTAGTGGAGAGAGTGAAGAACCCGGCTGCAGGGAAGCGAGTGAAGACTCGGTGTGGAAAGAAGGTGAAGACTGCAGCAGAGGGAGGTTCCCAGACCTGCAGCTCAGAGGAGGGGCCTCCAGCCAAGCACAGACGTAGAAGCAGGAAGGGCCATACAGCAGAGGGAGTGGAGagagtcggactgcagagtgacGACAGCAGCAGCTCTCAGCCAATCCAATGCTCCAGACCACGGTTTGAGCCACTGGAGTTGGACTCACCGGACGAAGACACAGGAGATGCCTCCCTGTCCTCAAACCTGTCCATCGAACTGAGCCTACAGGAAGACCACCTGACATCACTTCCtcttgaagaggaggaggaagagcaggaggatgaggaagatctTCCCAGTTTCTTAAATAACACAA AGCCGCTGTCCATAACAGAGGGAATATGTGTTTGGTGCAAATTTAGAAATTATCCTTTCTGGCCGGCAATG GTGAAAAGCGTGAACCGAAAGATGAAGAAAGCCAGCATTGTGTTTATTGACAACCTGCTGTTTGACAAGAAGAGGATACGAAAAGG CTTCTCTGTGGCCCTAAAAACATTGAAGCCTTTTGACTGTGAAGAGGCTGATCAGCTTGTG TGTAAAGCCAGAGAGAGTTATGATGCTGCCATCAAATGGTGCCTGGAGCTGATTGCCGACTATAGAATCCGTATCG GATGCGGCTTCACCGGTTCCTTCATTGAATACTTTTCAGATGACATAA GCTGTCCTGTGAGGAGACGTTATCCTCAGAGTACCTCTGACCTCAACTTCCCCAGTAAGCTGATGTTGGAGGAGCAGTTTTTGACCTCTGACcttggggaggaagaggaggagggcagcggccggcaggaggaggaggagaggaagaagaggaggaggaggaggaggaagctgCTGCCTGACCGCTCCAAGGCAGCACGTAACCGTGCCAATGAGAAACTGGTGGACTTCATCGTTAAGCAACGCCGGGTGGAGACACGCCTTCTA gGTGTGATCAGCGGGCAGCAACAATCTAAGTGGTTGCGATGGTTCCTGGCAGCCAGCCGGTCAGTAGTGGACACCTACCTGGAGGATGAGGAGCAGCTGGACCTGGTGTATCAGTACCTGAGGGGGGTGTATGAGACCGCCCCCCTCACCGCCCCCTGCCTGGCTGACGTAGACCGGATACGCCTCGTACTGGACGTCCTCTTACCTGAG GCTATCATCTATGCCATAGCTGGAGTGGACAAGTTGTCACTGGTGAAGGCAGAGGACAAATACCTAAAAGGGCCCTGTCTGAGTAAAAG gGAAAGAGAGGAGTTTGATTGGATGATCGAGCAACAGATGAAGATGAAAGCATCGATTGGTCAGCGTCCTGCGACCTGA
- the LOC115157520 gene encoding titin isoform X11: protein MNSPEDSSSFSTQKSSNWTNHQTSTPQPGLSPASPVQTPVSTNPASLSQSLISPQKQRTAEKGTSDQPHGERRKRGRPPKDKPHTVPEHQIHQGLTDTHPCSQPEDQTEAETQSLTPNSPAPGPEDRCPAPVTKRKYTKKSETPKVDQPQETGQPQETDQPQETDQPQETDQPQETDQPQETDQSQEIQSPSDSDPSSQREEQTNAVTVTHPLSPNSPAPGPEDRCPAPVTKRKYTKKSETPKVHQPQETDQPQETDQPQETDQPQEIQSPSDSDPCSQREEQTNSVTVTHPLSPRPPVPEDRCQSPDALTEVVTQPLSPRPPVPEDRCQSPDTLTEVVTQPLSPRPPVPEDRCQSPDALTEVETQSLSPRPPVPEDRCQSPDTLTEVVTQPLSPSPPVPEDRCQSPGALTEVVTQPLSPSPPVPEDRCQSPGALTEVVTQPLSPSPPVPEDRCQSPGALTEVVTQPLSPSPPVPEDRCQSPGALTEVVTQPLSPSPPVPEDRCQSPDALTEVETQPLSPRPPVGTSELPSPTKDLQRVQRNEGSHFCSPSVEQGDTSSHNVLIAGDHTDSLTRELEAEPFVSPQKHRTAEKGTSDQPHGERRKRGRPPKDKPHTVPEHQIQSPSDSDPSSQPHGERRKRGRPPKDRKPHTVPDHQIHQGLTDTHPCSQPEDQTEVETQSLTPNSPAPGPEDRCPAPVTKRKYTKKSETPKVDQSQDTDQPQESENLSKRKRASKTSQTSKVAQSQETVQSQKTVQSQETVRKWKHTRKSQETVGNREKISEISLKRKLESQVETVKKKKYTKKSKSHNVVSANPVLSADLSPSVSSSTHNPPGVPKRKHRKIPQSHRVDSEILSSFPVLSSELSSGLKRSLSPTLSPPGVSSSTNTPKRGRTKGVQQQICLSSTPGPRSSIGTVDPFSVSLSPLAPSSKPDSPQNTSPVTWKLLEHLDKIPEPDEAVPSSKSWGKPRGRPRKDPAGVKKPAVVKGVKKPAVVKGVKRPAVVKGVKEPAVVKGVKRPAVVKGVKRPAVVKGVKELAVVKGVKRPAVVKGVKRPAVVKGVKRPAVVKGVKRPAVVKGVKEPAVVKGVKGPAVVKGVKGPAVVKGVKGPAVVKGVKGPAVVKGVKGPAVVKGVKGPAVVKGVKRPAVVKGVKRPAVVKGVKRPAVVKRPAVVKGVKGPAVVKGVKRPAVVKGVKRPAVVKKPAVVKGVKRPAVVKGVKRPAVVKKPAVVKGVKGPAVVKGPAVVKGVKGPAVVKGVKRPAVVKRVKNPAVVERVKNPAVVERVKNPAVVERVKNPAAGKRVKNPAAGKRVKNPAVVERVKNPAVVERVKNPAVVERVKNPAVVERVKNPAVVERVKNPAAGKRVKTRCGKKVKTAAEGGSQTCSSEEGPPAKHRRRSRKGHTAEGVERVGLQSDDSSSSQPIQCSRPRFEPLELDSPDEDTGDASLSSNLSIELSLQEDHLTSLPLEEEEEEQEDEEDLPSFLNNTKPLSITEGICVWCKFRNYPFWPAMVKSVNRKMKKASIVFIDNLLFDKKRIRKGFSVALKTLKPFDCEEADQLVCKARESYDAAIKWCLELIADYRIRIGCGFTGSFIEYFSDDISCPVRRRYPQSTSDLNFPSKLMLEEQFLTSDLGEEEEEGSGRQEEEERKKRRRRRRKLLPDRSKAARNRANEKLVDFIVKQRRVETRLLGVISGQQQSKWLRWFLAASRSVVDTYLEDEEQLDLVYQYLRGVYETAPLTAPCLADVDRIRLVLDVLLPEAIIYAIAGVDKLSLVKAEDKYLKGPCLSKREREEFDWMIEQQMKMKASIGQRPAT, encoded by the exons ATGAATTCACCAGAGGACAGTTCTTCCTTTTCCACTCAGAAGTCCTCAAATTGGACCAACCACCAAACATCTACTCCACAGCCAGGACTTAGCCCTGCTAGCCCAGTTCAAACACCTGTTTCAACCAACCCTGCTAGTCTGTCTCAATCACTAATTTCACCCCAGaaacagaggacagcagagaaaGGAACCTCTGATCAGCCAC ACGGTGAACGGCGCAAGAGGGGGAGGCCACCCAAAGACAAACCTCATACTGTCCCAGAACATCAGATCCATCAGGGCCTAACAGATACACACCCATGTTCACAGCCAGAGGACCAAACAGAGGCTGAGACACAGTCCTTGACACCCAACTCACCTGCGCCTGGCCCTGAGGACAGGTGTCCGGCACCGGTGACAAAGAGGAAGTATACAAAAAAATCGGAGACCCCTAAGGTAGACCAGCCGCAGGAGACTGGCCAGCCGCAGGAGACTGACCAGCCGCAGGAGACTGACCAGCCGCAGGAGACTGACCAGCCGCAGGAGACTGACCAGCCGCAGGAGACTGACCAGTCACAGGAAATCCAGTCCCCTTCAGATTCAGACCCAAGTTCACAACGAGAGGAACAAACGAATGCTGTCACAGTGACACATCCCCTGTCACCCAACTCACCTGCGCCTGGCCCCGAGGACAGGTGTCCTGCACCGGTGACAAAGAGGAAGTATACAAAAAAATCGGAGACCCCTAAGGTACACCAGCCGCAGGAGACTGACCAGCCGCAGGAGACTGACCAGCCGCAGGAGACTGACCAGCCGCAGGAGATCCAGTCCCCTTCAGATTCAGACCCATGTTCACAACGAGAGGAACAAACGAATTCTGTCACAGTGACACATCCCCTGTCACCCAGACCACCTGTGCCTGAGGACAGGTGTCAGTCACCTGATGCCCTAACAGAGGTTGTGACACAGCCCCTGTCACCCAGACCACCTGTGCCTGAGGACAGGTGTCAGTCACCTGATACCCTAACAGAGGTTGTGACACAGCCCCTGTCACCCAGACCACCTGTGCCTGAGGACAGGTGTCAGTCACCTGATGCCCTAACAGAGGTTGAGACACAGTCCCTGTCACCCAGACCACCTGTGCCTGAGGACAGGTGTCAGTCACCTGATACCCTAACAGAGGTTGTGACACAGCCCCTGTCACCCAGCCCACCTGTGCCTGAGGACAGGTGTCAGTCACCTGGTGCCCTAACAGAGGTTGTGACACAGCCCCTGTCACCCAGCCCACCTGTGCCTGAGGACAGGTGTCAGTCACCTGGTGCCCTAACAGAGGTTGTGACACAGCCCCTGTCACCCAGCCCACCTGTGCCTGAGGACAGGTGTCAGTCACCTGGTGCCCTAACAGAGGTTGTGACACAGCCCCTGTCACCCAGCCCACCTGTGCCTGAGGACAGGTGTCAGTCACCTGGTGCCCTAACAGAGGTTGTGACACAGCCCCTGTCACCCAGCCCACCTGTGCCTGAGGACAGGTGTCAGTCACCTGATGCCCTAACAGAGGTTGAGACACAGCCCCTGTCACCCAGACCACCTGTGGGCACCTCTGAACTACCATCCCCCACCAAGGATTTACAGAGGGTGCAGCGTAACGAAGGGTCCCATTTCTGTAGTCCATCTGTAGAACAAGGAGATACAAGCAGCCATAATGTCCTAATTGCTGGAGATCACACAGACTCACTGACCAGAGAGCTAGAGGCTGAACCATTTGTTTCACCCCAGAAACATAGGACAGCAGAGAAAGGAACCTCTGATCAGCCACACGGTGAACGGCGCAAGAGGGGGAGGCCACCCAAAGACAAACCTCATACTGTCCCAGAACATCAGATCCAGTCCCCTTCAGATTCAGACCCAAGTTCACAGCCACACGGTGAACGGCGCAAGAGGGGGAGGCCACCCAAAGACAGGAAACCTCATACTGTCCCAGACCATCAGATCCATCAGGGCCTAACAGATACACACCCATGTTCACAGCCAGAGGACCAAACAGAGGTTGAGACACAGTCCTTGACACCCAACTCACCTGCGCCTGGCCCTGAGGACAGGTGTCCGGCACCGGTGACAAAGAGGAAGTATACAAAAAAATCGGAGACCCCTAAGGTAGACCAGTCGCAGGACACTGACCAGCCGCAGGAGAGTGAGAATTTGAGCAAGAGGAAACGTGCATCTAAAACGTCACAGACCTCCAAGGTAGCTCAATCGCAGGAGACTGTCCAATCGCAGAAGACTGTCCAGTCGCAGGAGACTGTGAGGAAGTGGAAACATACTAGAAAGTCACAGGAAACTGTGGGAAATAGGGAAAAGATATCTGAAATATCGCTGAAGCGTAAGCTAGAGTCACAAGTGGAGActgtaaaaaagaaaaaatatactAAGAAATCAAAGAGCCATAATGTAGTCTCTGCCAACCCTGTGCTATCTGCAGACCTCTCCCCCAGCGTTTCCTCTTCCACACACAACCCTCCTGGTGTCCCAaagagaaaacatagaaaaataccACAGAGCCACAGGGTAGACTCTGAGATCCTCTCTTCATTCCCTGTTCTATCTTCAGAACTCTCTTCTGGCCTAAAGAGGAGCCTCTCTCCTACTCTCAGCCCTCCTGGCGTCTCTTCCTCGACAAACACACCTAAGAGAGGCAGAACTAAGGGGGTCCAGCAGCAGATCTGTCTTAGCTCCACCCCAGGCCCCAGATCCTCCATAGGAACAGTCgaccctttctctgtctctctgtctcccctggccCCCAGCTCTAAGCCAGACAGCCCTCAGAACACCTCACCTGTCACCTGGAAGCTGTTAGAACATCTGGACAAG ATTCCAGAGCCAGACGAAGCTGTACCCAGCAGTAAATCTTGGGGTAAACCCAGAGGTCGACCAAGGAAGGACCCGGCTGGAGTGAAGAAGCCGGCTGTAGTGAAGGGAGTGAAGAAGCCGGCTGTGGTGAAGGGAGTGAAGAGGCCGGCTGTGGTGAAGGGAGTGAAGGAGCCGGCTGTGGTGAAGGGAGTGAAGAGGCCGGCTGTGGTGAAGGGAGTGAAGAGGCCGGCTGTGGTGAAGGGAGTGAAGGAGCTGGCTGTAGTGAAGGGAGTGAAGAGGCCGGCTGTGGTGAAGGGAGTGAAGAGGCCGGCTGTGGTGAAGGGAGTGAAGAGGCCGGCTGTGGTGAAGGGAGTGAAGAGGCCGGCTGTGGTGAAGGGAGTGAAGGAGCCGGCTGTAGTGAAGGGAGTGAAGGGGCCGGCTGTGGTGAAGGGAGTGAAGGGGCCGGCTGTGGTGAAGGGAGTGAAGGGGCCGGCTGTGGTGAAGGGAGTGAAGGGGCCGGCTGTGGTGAAGGGAGTGAAGGGGCCGGCTGTGGTGAAGGGAGTGAAGGGGCCGGCTGTGGTGAAGGGAGTGAAGAGGCCGGCTGTAGTGAAGGGAGTGAAGAGGCCGGCTGTAGTGAAGGGAGTGAAGAGGCCGGCTGTAGTGAAGAGGCCGGCTGTAGTGAAGGGAGTGAAGGGGCCGGCTGTAGTGAAGGGAGTGAAGAGGCCGGCTGTAGTGAAGGGAGTGAAGAGGCCGGCTGTAGTGAAGAAGCCGGCTGTGGTGAAGGGAGTGAAGAGGCCGGCTGTAGTGAAGGGAGTGAAGAGGCCGGCTGTAGTGAAGAAGCCGGCTGTGGTGAAGGGAGTGAAGGGGCCGGCTGTAGTGAAGGGGCCGGCTGTAGTGAAGGGAGTGAAGGGGCCGGCTGTAGTGAAGGGAGTGAAGAGGCCGGCTGTAGTGAAGAGAGTGAAGAACCCGGCTGTAGTGGAGAGAGTGAAGAACCCGGCTGTAGTGGAGAGAGTGAAGAACCCGGCTGTAGTGGAGAGAGTGAAGAACCCGGCTGCAGGGAAGAGAGTGAAGAACCCGGCTGCAGGGAAGAGAGTGAAGAACCCGGCTGTAGTGGAGAGAGTGAAGAACCCGGCTGTAGTGGAGAGAGTGAAGAACCCGGCTGTAGTGGAGAGAGTGAAGAACCCGGCTGTAGTGGAGAGAGTGAAGAACCCGGCTGTAGTGGAGAGAGTGAAGAACCCGGCTGCAGGGAAGCGAGTGAAGACTCGGTGTGGAAAGAAGGTGAAGACTGCAGCAGAGGGAGGTTCCCAGACCTGCAGCTCAGAGGAGGGGCCTCCAGCCAAGCACAGACGTAGAAGCAGGAAGGGCCATACAGCAGAGGGAGTGGAGagagtcggactgcagagtgacGACAGCAGCAGCTCTCAGCCAATCCAATGCTCCAGACCACGGTTTGAGCCACTGGAGTTGGACTCACCGGACGAAGACACAGGAGATGCCTCCCTGTCCTCAAACCTGTCCATCGAACTGAGCCTACAGGAAGACCACCTGACATCACTTCCtcttgaagaggaggaggaagagcaggaggatgaggaagatctTCCCAGTTTCTTAAATAACACAA AGCCGCTGTCCATAACAGAGGGAATATGTGTTTGGTGCAAATTTAGAAATTATCCTTTCTGGCCGGCAATG GTGAAAAGCGTGAACCGAAAGATGAAGAAAGCCAGCATTGTGTTTATTGACAACCTGCTGTTTGACAAGAAGAGGATACGAAAAGG CTTCTCTGTGGCCCTAAAAACATTGAAGCCTTTTGACTGTGAAGAGGCTGATCAGCTTGTG TGTAAAGCCAGAGAGAGTTATGATGCTGCCATCAAATGGTGCCTGGAGCTGATTGCCGACTATAGAATCCGTATCG GATGCGGCTTCACCGGTTCCTTCATTGAATACTTTTCAGATGACATAA GCTGTCCTGTGAGGAGACGTTATCCTCAGAGTACCTCTGACCTCAACTTCCCCAGTAAGCTGATGTTGGAGGAGCAGTTTTTGACCTCTGACcttggggaggaagaggaggagggcagcggccggcaggaggaggaggagaggaagaagaggaggaggaggaggaggaagctgCTGCCTGACCGCTCCAAGGCAGCACGTAACCGTGCCAATGAGAAACTGGTGGACTTCATCGTTAAGCAACGCCGGGTGGAGACACGCCTTCTA gGTGTGATCAGCGGGCAGCAACAATCTAAGTGGTTGCGATGGTTCCTGGCAGCCAGCCGGTCAGTAGTGGACACCTACCTGGAGGATGAGGAGCAGCTGGACCTGGTGTATCAGTACCTGAGGGGGGTGTATGAGACCGCCCCCCTCACCGCCCCCTGCCTGGCTGACGTAGACCGGATACGCCTCGTACTGGACGTCCTCTTACCTGAG GCTATCATCTATGCCATAGCTGGAGTGGACAAGTTGTCACTGGTGAAGGCAGAGGACAAATACCTAAAAGGGCCCTGTCTGAGTAAAAG gGAAAGAGAGGAGTTTGATTGGATGATCGAGCAACAGATGAAGATGAAAGCATCGATTGGTCAGCGTCCTGCGACCTGA